The Cannabis sativa cultivar Pink pepper isolate KNU-18-1 chromosome 8, ASM2916894v1, whole genome shotgun sequence genomic interval aaaaaatatataactaaaatataaaaagTTATCATACATCCTCAAAAAAGTAAACCAAACATGTGAGAATATCTATTGTGTTATAACTTTAGTCTGTGGTATGGTATAATTTTTAGGTTATGTCAAATTTGACACAACTTTTAATTGGTGGCAAATTTGACCCATATACTAAAATTGGAGTTCAATTTTTAAAGCTAAGCTAAAAATGCATATACACATACCTTTATGGTCCCACTTCATTGAGTGCTATAATCCTACTTTTTATATCACTATTTCAACACAACCACATCAGTAACATTATATATTTGTGAAATgtagttattatattatatactatAATTTTGGTATATAATTTTGGCACACCTTGGGAATGGACTATTTTTGACAGCTTTCTGTCCATATTTTCGCCAACGGTAGCCATCTTCAAGATGGTCAACTTCGCTTTTAGTCATAAACGCAAACCGGGGCTGACGGATTCGCTTCTGCCCTTTCTTTTTCACTTTGTTGTTACTGCACATACATATTTGCACAtaaacattttattatatatatacaaatatatctAATTTAAAATCACTTAATTAGTGTAATTGAGAACTAGCTATAGATATATTTCTTAGTCAAAAGTATTACATATCTAATTAAACATGATCGATCAGTacaaattaaaactaattatttgaacaaaatatataaaatgcaAGGGACTTATATATTTTCTTGTATATACATTACAAAGAAAATTACACAGTTAACAAGTAGTATGCTCAATGATTAGCTTAATTAACATAATCAAGTATATAAGAGAATATATTCGAAACGTACACCAAGAAAtaaacattatatatatgtatagctaTGTATTCAATGCAAGTTGGAATGTGGACGTTATTGAGAACTCCAATTAAAATAACAGCACTGCATGCGGTGAAACTAAACGGATGATATATGTAAAAAGGTACTAAGTAATGGAATTtgaaatgtacgtatcatcaCTAAATTTaactatgtttattaattaacagataaatatatatatatatatatatatagctttaaAGCATCATCATATACACTATATTGATGAATGTTCATTGATGTATGCCATGagtaaatttttttgttttgatggagtaaattttaattatgtatataaattagtaTTAAATACACATATGAATTGATATAGCTTCTTTCAATATATATAGTTCATAGAAAAGAAATATGTGATTCCTGTACATGCATATATACATAGACAAAAACCAAaaactaaaataacaaaaacaatCATAGTCATAGATTATGTATTGACAAGTACTGTTTTTTTTTGACCTAATGTATTGACAAGttttatataaaacaaaagaTGCAATAGAGTGAActagtaaaataataatgagAGGCAGATACTGTAATATATGATATCATATACTAGCTAATGCAGAAtcacttatatatataagtgaGAGACACTTATACTTGCTTCACCTGCATTTCCTCACAAATTGATCATAATCTAATGTAAGAAAGCATTGCAAAGAAAAGCAATAATATTTGCACTTTGTatatactataaaaaaaaacaatattactTAAATAACGAAAAGACGAACAgaaagtctaatttttttttttttttagcatgCTGTATATATACTCTTCTTTTTCTATATCGTCTCCCTTAAACACAATCTATAGCCTTAAGCTTTTTCCCGACACAAATTAGCGTGTAAaatgtaaataattaataaaggaAAAGACCCCAGAGTGcgattaaaaatgaaaaagaattaaatcaaaaataaaaattaccgcACGCCATTACCGCCGCAATAATGGCGGAGGCGAagacagaattttttttttttttttgcaaatagCCAGAAACGCCCCACTTTCTATGTGAAATTACGAAATCACCACCCTTACctatattcttttttattaaaaaatagaaaatatatatggAAAAATCTACTGCAACTTGCATGAACCGTGTTGTTTTATCAGTAGTAGTAAGCGTACGGACACGGAAttgcactctctctctctctgcctcCCTCGCACGCTAAAAAATCCGATTTGATTTCTGaattatcattaattttttttgttaaataacgactttgtcattttgccccagaaaatcaacttaattacgATTGAACCACATACGGATCATATCTGATATCATGGAAATCCACTCACGGAATCTGATCGGGTGGCGGCTTTTCATCGGAGCCAGTAGACTTTTCTGTTGGATCCTCGCTAGAGCTCGAAGACACCGACGGATTATTTGACGTCGTTGACCCGATCCGAGCCGCCCTTTCGGTGACAGTACTGCTCTCTGCCAAATCTGCCGTTGTTCTCCTCTCTAACTCCCGAGCCCGCTCTTGCTCTGTAGCTCCGCGTAGCTGATCGTCATCCTCCGTGTGAAAATTCCAACCGAACTCGCTCAGTAAGCTGGTCTCTCTATCAGCGGCAGAGATGAAATACCCTCCGTCGTCCGAGTCTAGGCCTCCGAAGTGAGTCCAGCTCGACTGGCTCCCAAACTGAGTCACTGGTCCTCCTCCGGTTCCTAGATCGGATTTCAATTTGTCTTCATCATCCATAACAACTATTATTTGAGGTCCCTCTTGGGAAAAAAATTTCCAATTAGTTGGTGAGAGAGAAAGCGATGAGCAAAGTTAATAAGCGTAGACCTTAGAAAGAGGTGGGCTAGGGCTTTTGGGGAAAGGAAGCGTAGTGTggcttttgaaatttttttggaAGGGGATACGAAAGTATTGACTCGATCGAATAGATATTCATATAGAGAGGTAGAGAGAATAAGAGGAGAGAGAAAGAATAAAAGAGTGAAGAGAGGAGGGATTAAATGGAAAGGAATGGAGAGCAAAAGATAAGTTAGAAACGTCCCCGTCAAGAAGCCAAAGCTCTGATGGTCGTACGGGAGGGCTGATATTTGAGCATGGAGAGGGGGAAGACAGTGGCCCCCACGCGCATGAATAaatgagtgagagagagagagagagatatacTTTCCGACACGAGGGTACACCATGTTTATCTGTGCACCTCTTCTCtcccttctatttttttttttttcttttctattttattatttaaaagaatAAACTAAAATTTCTTGCTTTCTAGAGTTTGCTGCCTAACATTTTAAACACAATTATGTACGGGTAGATACTACATAATTATTTGGTagctctattattttttttataataatcatGGTTACCTTGTTACTATAGAAGATCTccaattcaaaatataaaaattatattactttTAGTAGAAAAtgattttatgatatattttttcagAGGAAAATAACCCATTAACAAACtgcaaagaagaaaaaaagggtTCACTTCCATTCTAAATCTTAATGTTATTTATCTTGAGTGAAAATTGAGCAATGTTGTGGGCTGATGTTTTCCTCAACCTATGGACGTAGTGTTAGTACCAAAAGTAGTACGTTTTATATTTATCAACTCGCAAATGTACAAATTTTTATTGTGGTGTCGAAATTGTGAAGAACGAGGTCGAACTCATGAAAATTGCGTGAGATcgaagaaaattattatttaatttaagttattaaaacTCTAACCTACAAAAATAGTGAGATTtttagcaacaaaataaaataaagtgtttaaCGGTAAAAATAACAGTAACAGATATTTTCAGTGATATTTGAGAAAAATATTAGGTTTCAGAATCCACTTAAGTGAAAACTAGATTAGCAATTGAACcaattattttttaacaaaaatagatTTTCTTTCGCTTAAAATTATGACTTCTTagcattaaatg includes:
- the LOC115698884 gene encoding probable WRKY transcription factor 57; the encoded protein is MDDEDKLKSDLGTGGGPVTQFGSQSSWTHFGGLDSDDGGYFISAADRETSLLSEFGWNFHTEDDDQLRGATEQERARELERRTTADLAESSTVTERAARIGSTTSNNPSVSSSSSEDPTEKSTGSDEKPPPDQIPNNKVKKKGQKRIRQPRFAFMTKSEVDHLEDGYRWRKYGQKAVKNSPFPRSYYRCTNSKCTVKKRVERSSEDPTTVITTYEGQHCHHTVGFPRGGILAHHELASFPGSHLPPPKFYYPAIDSTPSLNTESSDNNTYNYNNNPDVTTNNLIDHQSNQVVTSVAGDSGHIILMKEPSSTTSQQVSADQGLLGDIVPPGMRNR